A stretch of Pseudomonas sp. 7SR1 DNA encodes these proteins:
- a CDS encoding amino acid ABC transporter permease, with amino-acid sequence MQNSIGAPKQRLSLSDPRVRAWVFQIVTIVAVVSLGWYLFDNTQTNLEHRGITSGFSFLERSAGFGIAQHLIDYTEADSYARVFVIGLLNTLLVTFIGVILATILGFIVGVARLSPNWIIAKLATVYVEVFRNIPPLLQILFWYFAVFLSMPGPRAAHNFGDTFFVSSRGLNMPAALVAEGFWPFVISIVLAIVAIVLMSRWATKRFEATGEPFHKFWVGLALFLVIPALSALLFGAPVHWEMPELKGFNFVGGWVLIPELLALTLALTVYTAAFIAEIVRSGIKSVSHGQTEAARSLGLRNGPTLRKVIIPQALRVIIPPLTSQYLNLAKNSSLAAGIGYPEMVSLFAGTVLNQTGQAIEVIAITMSVYLAISISISLLMNWYNKRIALIER; translated from the coding sequence ATGCAAAATTCAATCGGCGCACCTAAGCAGAGGCTCAGCCTCAGCGATCCACGAGTGCGTGCGTGGGTATTTCAGATCGTCACGATCGTGGCGGTCGTTTCTCTGGGCTGGTATCTGTTCGATAACACGCAGACCAACCTCGAGCACCGGGGTATCACCTCCGGTTTCAGCTTTCTGGAGCGCAGTGCCGGGTTCGGCATCGCCCAACACCTGATCGATTACACCGAGGCGGACAGCTATGCCCGCGTCTTTGTCATCGGGTTGCTCAACACTTTGCTGGTGACGTTCATCGGCGTGATCCTGGCGACCATCCTGGGCTTCATCGTCGGCGTGGCGCGGCTGTCGCCCAACTGGATCATTGCCAAGCTGGCGACGGTCTACGTGGAGGTTTTCCGTAACATCCCGCCGCTGCTGCAGATCCTGTTCTGGTATTTCGCGGTGTTCCTGAGCATGCCGGGACCGCGCGCCGCCCATAACTTCGGCGATACCTTCTTCGTCAGCAGCCGGGGCCTGAACATGCCGGCCGCGCTGGTGGCCGAAGGGTTCTGGCCGTTCGTGATCAGCATCGTGCTGGCCATCGTCGCCATTGTGCTGATGTCTCGCTGGGCCACCAAGCGTTTCGAAGCCACTGGCGAGCCGTTTCACAAGTTCTGGGTCGGCCTGGCATTGTTCCTGGTGATCCCGGCTTTGAGCGCGCTGCTGTTCGGTGCGCCGGTGCACTGGGAAATGCCGGAACTCAAGGGCTTCAACTTCGTGGGCGGCTGGGTGCTGATCCCCGAACTGCTGGCCTTGACCCTGGCCTTGACCGTGTACACCGCGGCGTTCATCGCCGAGATCGTGCGTTCGGGCATCAAGTCGGTGAGCCACGGCCAGACCGAAGCCGCCCGCTCCCTGGGGCTGCGCAACGGTCCGACCCTGCGCAAGGTCATCATCCCGCAGGCGCTGCGCGTGATCATTCCGCCGCTGACCAGCCAATACCTGAACCTGGCGAAGAACTCTTCCCTGGCGGCCGGTATCGGTTATCCGGAAATGGTTTCGCTGTTTGCCGGTACGGTGTTGAACCAGACCGGCCAGGCCATCGAGGTGATCGCGATCACCATGAGCGTGTACCTGGCGATCAGTATCAGCATTTCCCTGCTGATGAACTGGTACAACAAGCGCATTGCGCTGATCGAGCGGTGA
- a CDS encoding amino acid ABC transporter substrate-binding protein encodes MKLLKSTLAVVTAAAVLGVSGFAQAGATLDAVQKKGFVQCGVSDGLPGFSVPDSTGKIVGIDADFCRAVAAAVFGDATKVKFSQLNAKERFTALQSGEIDVLSRNSTMTSSRDAGMGLKFPGFITYYDGIGFLANNKLGVKSAKELDGATICIQAGTTTELNVSDYFRANGLKYTPITFDTSDESAKSLESGRCDVLTSDKSQLFAQRSKLAAPKDYVVLPETISKEPLGPVVRNGDDEWLAIVRWTGYALLNAEEAGVTSKNVEAEAKSTKNPDVARMLGADGEYGKDLKLPKDWVVQIVKQVGNYGEMFERNLGKSTPLEIDRGLNALWNAGGIQYAPPVR; translated from the coding sequence ATGAAATTACTGAAATCCACCCTGGCAGTCGTGACTGCAGCCGCAGTGCTCGGTGTCAGCGGGTTCGCTCAGGCGGGTGCAACCCTGGATGCCGTGCAGAAGAAAGGCTTTGTACAATGCGGCGTGAGCGACGGCCTTCCGGGTTTCTCGGTGCCTGATTCCACCGGCAAGATCGTCGGCATTGACGCTGACTTCTGCCGTGCCGTAGCCGCCGCGGTATTCGGCGACGCCACCAAGGTCAAGTTCAGCCAGTTGAACGCCAAGGAGCGTTTCACCGCTCTGCAATCCGGCGAAATCGACGTACTGTCGCGCAACTCCACCATGACCAGCTCCCGTGACGCGGGCATGGGCCTGAAATTCCCGGGCTTCATTACCTATTACGACGGCATCGGCTTCCTGGCCAACAACAAGCTGGGCGTCAAGAGCGCCAAGGAACTGGACGGCGCGACCATCTGCATCCAGGCCGGTACCACCACCGAGCTGAACGTGTCCGACTACTTCCGCGCCAATGGCCTGAAGTACACCCCGATCACCTTCGACACCTCCGATGAAAGCGCCAAGTCGCTGGAATCCGGTCGTTGCGACGTGCTGACCTCCGACAAGTCCCAACTGTTCGCCCAGCGCAGCAAGCTGGCCGCGCCGAAGGACTACGTGGTCCTGCCGGAAACCATTTCCAAGGAACCACTGGGCCCGGTCGTGCGTAACGGCGACGACGAGTGGCTGGCCATCGTACGTTGGACTGGCTACGCCCTGCTCAACGCGGAAGAGGCCGGCGTCACCTCGAAAAACGTCGAGGCTGAAGCCAAGTCCACCAAGAACCCTGACGTCGCTCGGATGCTGGGCGCCGACGGTGAATACGGCAAGGATCTGAAACTGCCGAAAGACTGGGTGGTGCAAATCGTCAAGCAGGTCGGTAACTACGGCGAAATGTTCGAGCGCAACCTGGGCAAGAGCACTCCGCTGGAAATCGACCGCGGCCTGAACGCTCTGTGGAACGCTGGCGGCATCCAATACGCACCACCAGTGCGCTGA
- the rlmF gene encoding 23S rRNA (adenine(1618)-N(6))-methyltransferase RlmF, whose protein sequence is MTAPRTSKPARPKPKTAPQAKPVAPREKASLHPRNRHQGRYDFPALIKSTPELARFVIINPYGKESIDFASPEAVRVFNRALLKAFYGIAHWDIPADYLCPPVPGRADYVHFLADLLASHNDGEIPRGAAVKVLDIGTGANCVYPLIGHSDYRWHFLGSDIDPTALASAKAIIQSNGLNKAIQLRQQANPKQILLGLLDDAERFDLTMCNPPFHASLEEATRGSQRKWRALGKADPKRKLPVLNFGGQAAELWCEGGEARFVTQLIGESVQVASQVLWFSTLVSKASNLPAIQSALNKAGAVHSQVVEMSQGQKQSRFVAWTFHTEAQQQAWRQAHWARKG, encoded by the coding sequence ATGACCGCCCCTCGCACATCCAAACCCGCCCGTCCAAAGCCCAAGACTGCCCCGCAGGCCAAGCCCGTGGCGCCACGGGAGAAGGCCAGCCTGCACCCGCGCAATCGCCACCAGGGCCGCTACGACTTCCCGGCGCTGATCAAGAGCACGCCGGAACTGGCCAGGTTCGTGATCATCAACCCGTATGGCAAGGAAAGCATCGATTTCGCCAGCCCAGAGGCCGTGCGAGTCTTCAACCGGGCGCTGCTCAAGGCCTTCTATGGTATCGCCCACTGGGACATTCCGGCGGACTACCTGTGCCCTCCGGTACCAGGTCGCGCGGACTATGTGCACTTCCTGGCCGATCTGCTGGCCAGCCACAACGACGGTGAGATTCCACGGGGTGCGGCAGTGAAAGTGCTGGACATCGGCACCGGCGCCAACTGCGTGTATCCGCTGATCGGCCATAGCGATTATCGCTGGCATTTCCTGGGCTCGGACATCGACCCGACCGCCCTCGCCTCGGCCAAGGCCATCATCCAGTCCAATGGCTTGAACAAGGCGATCCAGTTGCGCCAGCAAGCCAATCCCAAACAGATCCTCCTGGGGCTGCTGGACGATGCCGAGCGGTTCGACCTGACCATGTGCAACCCGCCCTTCCATGCGTCCCTGGAAGAAGCCACCCGGGGCAGCCAGCGCAAATGGCGCGCCTTGGGCAAGGCCGATCCGAAACGCAAGCTGCCGGTGCTGAATTTCGGCGGCCAGGCCGCGGAACTGTGGTGCGAAGGGGGGGAGGCGCGCTTCGTGACGCAACTGATCGGCGAAAGCGTGCAAGTGGCCTCGCAGGTTTTGTGGTTCAGTACCCTGGTGTCGAAGGCCTCGAACCTGCCGGCGATTCAGTCCGCGCTGAACAAGGCCGGCGCGGTCCACAGCCAGGTGGTGGAGATGTCCCAGGGGCAGAAACAGAGCCGCTTCGTGGCCTGGACCTTCCACACCGAAGCCCAGCAACAAGCCTGGCGCCAGGCGCACTGGGCCCGCAAGGGCTGA
- a CDS encoding HU family DNA-binding protein — translation MALTKDQLIADVAEAIDAPKTTARNALDQLAQIVADQLENGSEITLPGIGKLKVTERPARTGRNPSTGAAIEIAAKKVVKFVPAKVLTDGINK, via the coding sequence ATGGCTCTTACTAAAGACCAACTGATCGCTGACGTTGCTGAAGCTATCGACGCGCCGAAAACCACCGCGCGTAATGCTCTGGACCAGTTGGCCCAAATCGTTGCCGACCAACTGGAAAACGGCAGCGAAATCACCTTGCCAGGTATCGGCAAGCTGAAAGTCACCGAGCGTCCTGCCCGTACTGGCCGCAACCCTTCGACTGGCGCCGCCATCGAAATCGCTGCCAAGAAAGTCGTCAAGTTCGTTCCAGCCAAAGTGCTGACCGACGGCATCAACAAGTAA
- the yejK gene encoding nucleoid-associated protein YejK, which produces MPIRHCIVHLIDKKPDGTPAVLHARDSELAESTAIENMLADLNESYNAKQGKAWGFFHAESGAHPFSGWLKEYLDGGKDFTAFSRVAVEHLQKLMEESNLSVGGHVLFAHYQQGMTDYLAIALLHHSEGVAVTDELDVTPSRHLDLGQLHLAARINVSEWQNNKQSRQYISFIKGKNGKKVSEYFRDFIGCQEGVDGPGETRTLLKAFSDFVESEDLPEDDAREKTKTLVDYASSQAKLGEPMGLEELSELIDEDRPKAFYDHIRNKDYGLSPEIPADKRTLNQFRRFTGRAEGLSISFEAHLLGSKIEYDEEAGTLIIKGLPTSLTDQLKRRT; this is translated from the coding sequence ATGCCGATCCGTCATTGCATTGTCCACCTGATCGACAAAAAACCCGACGGCACCCCCGCAGTGCTCCACGCCCGAGACTCCGAGCTGGCAGAGTCCACGGCCATCGAGAACATGCTTGCCGACCTCAACGAGAGCTACAACGCCAAGCAAGGCAAGGCCTGGGGGTTCTTCCATGCCGAATCCGGCGCCCATCCTTTCAGCGGCTGGCTGAAGGAGTACCTGGACGGCGGCAAGGATTTCACCGCGTTCAGTCGCGTGGCGGTGGAGCACCTGCAGAAGCTGATGGAGGAGTCCAACCTGTCGGTGGGCGGCCACGTCTTGTTCGCCCATTACCAACAGGGCATGACCGACTACCTGGCAATCGCCCTGCTGCACCACAGCGAAGGCGTTGCGGTCACCGATGAACTGGACGTCACGCCATCCCGTCACCTGGACCTGGGCCAATTGCACCTGGCGGCGCGGATCAACGTGTCGGAGTGGCAGAACAACAAGCAATCCCGGCAGTACATTTCCTTCATCAAGGGCAAGAACGGCAAGAAGGTCTCGGAGTACTTCCGCGACTTCATCGGCTGCCAGGAGGGCGTCGACGGCCCCGGCGAGACCCGCACCCTGCTCAAGGCCTTCAGCGACTTCGTCGAAAGTGAAGACCTGCCTGAAGACGATGCCCGGGAAAAGACCAAGACCCTGGTGGATTACGCCAGCAGCCAGGCCAAGCTCGGCGAACCCATGGGCCTGGAAGAGCTGTCCGAGCTGATCGACGAGGATCGCCCGAAAGCCTTCTACGATCATATCCGCAACAAGGACTACGGCCTGTCACCGGAAATCCCGGCGGATAAACGTACCCTCAACCAGTTCCGACGCTTCACCGGCCGGGCCGAAGGCTTGTCCATCAGCTTCGAAGCGCACCTGCTGGGCTCCAAGATCGAGTATGACGAAGAAGCCGGCACACTGATCATCAAGGGGTTGCCCACGTCGCTGACCGATCAGTTGAAACGCCGCACCTGA
- a CDS encoding amino acid ABC transporter ATP-binding protein — protein MSEAIKQPVGPEGIIQMQGVNKWYGQFHVLKDINLNVKQGERIVLCGPSGSGKSTTIRCLNRLEEHQQGRIVVDGVELTNDLKQIEAIRREVGMVFQHFNLFPHLTILQNCTLAPMWVRKMPKRKAEEIAMHYLERVRIPEQAHKYPGQLSGGQQQRVAIARALCMKPKIMLFDEPTSALDPEMVKEVLDTMIGLAEDGMTMLCVTHEMGFARTVANRVIFMDKGEIVEQAAPNDFFDNPQNDRTKLFLSQILH, from the coding sequence ATGAGCGAAGCGATCAAACAGCCTGTGGGCCCTGAAGGCATTATTCAGATGCAGGGTGTAAACAAGTGGTACGGCCAGTTCCACGTGTTGAAAGACATCAACCTGAACGTCAAGCAGGGCGAGCGTATCGTCCTGTGCGGCCCATCGGGCTCGGGCAAGTCCACCACCATCCGCTGCCTCAACCGTCTGGAAGAGCACCAGCAGGGCCGCATCGTGGTCGACGGGGTGGAGCTGACCAACGACCTGAAGCAGATCGAAGCGATCCGCCGCGAAGTCGGCATGGTGTTCCAGCACTTCAACCTGTTCCCGCACCTGACCATCCTGCAGAACTGCACCCTGGCACCGATGTGGGTGCGCAAGATGCCCAAGCGCAAGGCCGAGGAAATCGCCATGCATTACCTGGAACGCGTGCGTATTCCAGAGCAGGCGCACAAGTACCCGGGCCAGCTTTCCGGTGGACAGCAGCAGCGTGTGGCCATCGCCCGTGCCTTGTGCATGAAGCCGAAAATCATGCTGTTCGACGAACCTACTTCGGCACTCGATCCCGAGATGGTGAAAGAGGTCCTGGACACCATGATCGGCTTGGCTGAAGACGGCATGACCATGCTCTGCGTGACCCACGAAATGGGCTTTGCCCGCACCGTGGCCAACCGCGTGATCTTCATGGACAAGGGCGAGATCGTCGAGCAGGCCGCGCCGAACGACTTCTTCGACAACCCGCAGAACGACCGCACCAAGCTGTTCCTGAGCCAGATCCTGCACTGA
- a CDS encoding GIY-YIG nuclease family protein translates to MTNANLSADPPVHAASEPPKPWFVYLVRAANGSLYCGISDDPVRRFAKHQSGKGARFFLSSPAVALVYTEACRDKGEALRQERLIKKLRKSAKECLVASAARSHQPD, encoded by the coding sequence GTGACCAACGCCAACCTATCTGCCGATCCGCCTGTGCACGCCGCGAGCGAACCGCCCAAGCCCTGGTTCGTCTACTTGGTGCGGGCCGCCAACGGCTCGCTGTACTGCGGCATCAGCGATGACCCGGTGCGGCGTTTCGCCAAGCATCAAAGCGGCAAGGGCGCACGCTTCTTCCTTTCCAGCCCGGCGGTGGCGCTGGTGTACACCGAAGCTTGCCGCGACAAGGGCGAAGCCCTGCGCCAGGAACGGCTGATCAAGAAGCTGCGCAAAAGCGCCAAGGAATGCCTGGTGGCGAGTGCAGCGCGGTCTCATCAGCCAGACTGA
- a CDS encoding alpha/beta hydrolase, producing the protein MTDPLILEPSRTADACVIWLHGLGADRYDFMPVAEMLQQSLHTTRFVLPQAPTQPVTINGGYAMPSWYDIRALSPARAIDEQQLEASAQRVLDLMASQRAGGIDASRIFLAGFSQGGAVVYHTAFVKWQGPLGGVIALSTYAPTFSDDLQLSASQQRIPVLALHGQYDEVVLNPMGRTAKEYLKHHGVTVTWQEYPMGHEVLPEEIRDIGTWLAERLR; encoded by the coding sequence ATGACCGACCCCCTGATTCTCGAGCCCAGCCGCACCGCCGACGCGTGCGTTATCTGGCTCCACGGCCTGGGCGCCGATCGTTATGATTTCATGCCGGTCGCCGAGATGCTGCAGCAAAGCCTGCACACGACACGTTTCGTTCTGCCCCAGGCGCCGACCCAGCCAGTAACGATCAACGGCGGCTATGCGATGCCCAGCTGGTACGACATCCGCGCCCTGAGCCCGGCACGTGCCATCGACGAGCAGCAGCTGGAAGCCTCGGCGCAGCGAGTCCTCGACCTGATGGCTAGCCAGCGAGCCGGCGGAATAGACGCCTCGCGGATTTTCCTGGCGGGTTTTTCCCAGGGCGGCGCGGTCGTGTATCACACCGCCTTCGTGAAATGGCAGGGGCCGCTGGGTGGCGTGATCGCGCTCTCGACCTACGCACCGACGTTCAGCGACGACCTGCAACTGTCGGCCAGCCAGCAACGCATCCCGGTCCTGGCACTGCACGGCCAATATGACGAAGTGGTGCTCAATCCCATGGGGCGGACCGCCAAGGAGTATCTGAAGCACCATGGTGTCACCGTGACATGGCAGGAATACCCAATGGGCCACGAAGTGTTACCCGAGGAGATTCGCGACATCGGCACCTGGCTCGCCGAGCGGTTGCGTTAA
- a CDS encoding glutathione S-transferase family protein produces MSELILHHYPTSPFAEKARLLLGFKGLSWRSVGIPPMMPKPDLTALTGGYRKTPVLQIGADIYCDTALMARRLEQEKASPALFPEGKEMIAASFAAWADSVVFQHAVSLVFQPESVAVRFARLPPEAIKAFIADRAGLFSGGTATRLAAEQAKHQWPTIMARLEQQLQREEGDFLLGEPSIADFAMAHPLWFLKGTPVTSPLVDAYPAVSAWLGRVLGFGHGASSEMSAQEALDIARDSTPAALPDEAFDEPNGFKLGQRVTIAATDYGVDPVVGELLFAGSEELILRREDERRAVVHVHFPRFGFRIGAQ; encoded by the coding sequence ATGTCAGAGCTGATTCTTCATCATTACCCGACATCTCCCTTTGCGGAAAAGGCCCGTCTGTTGCTGGGTTTCAAGGGGCTGTCCTGGCGTTCGGTAGGCATCCCACCGATGATGCCAAAACCCGACCTTACGGCCCTGACCGGCGGCTACCGCAAGACACCGGTGCTGCAGATCGGTGCGGATATCTACTGCGATACGGCGTTGATGGCACGTCGGCTGGAGCAGGAAAAGGCCTCTCCGGCGCTGTTTCCCGAAGGCAAGGAAATGATCGCCGCGTCCTTTGCGGCGTGGGCCGATTCGGTGGTGTTCCAGCACGCGGTAAGCCTGGTGTTCCAGCCGGAATCGGTGGCGGTGCGTTTCGCCAGGCTACCGCCCGAGGCGATCAAGGCTTTCATCGCCGACCGCGCCGGGCTGTTCAGTGGCGGCACGGCCACGCGCCTGGCGGCCGAGCAGGCCAAGCATCAATGGCCGACGATCATGGCTCGGCTCGAACAGCAGTTGCAGCGAGAAGAGGGGGATTTCCTGCTGGGAGAGCCATCCATCGCCGACTTCGCCATGGCTCATCCGCTGTGGTTCCTCAAGGGAACGCCGGTGACTTCGCCGTTGGTGGATGCTTACCCGGCGGTCTCGGCCTGGCTAGGGCGGGTGCTGGGGTTCGGCCATGGTGCGTCGAGCGAGATGAGTGCCCAGGAGGCGCTGGACATCGCCCGCGACTCGACACCGGCGGCGTTGCCGGACGAGGCGTTCGATGAGCCGAACGGCTTCAAGCTGGGCCAGCGAGTCACGATTGCGGCCACCGACTACGGCGTCGATCCGGTGGTTGGGGAGTTGCTGTTCGCTGGCAGCGAGGAGCTGATACTGCGCCGCGAGGATGAACGTCGCGCAGTGGTACATGTGCACTTTCCGCGGTTCGGGTTCCGCATCGGCGCGCAATGA
- a CDS encoding amino acid ABC transporter permease, giving the protein MTTHTFKPDMPPPASSIGVVAWMRANMFSSWLNTLLTLFAFYLIYLIVPPLVQWAILDANWVGTTRADCTKEGACWVFIQQRFGQFMYGYYPADLRWRVDLTVWLAVIGVAPLFISRFPRKAIYGLSFLVLYPITAWCLLHGGVFGLDTVATSQWGGLMLTLVIATVGIVGALPLGIVLALGRRSNLPAIRVVCVTFIEFWRGVPLITVLFMSSVMLPLFLPEGMNFDKLLRALIGVILFQSAYIAEVVRGGLQAIPKGQYEAAAAMGLGYWRSMGLVILPQALKLVIPGIVNTFIALFKDTSLVIIIGLFDLLNSVKQAAADPKWLGMATEGYVFAALVFWIFCFGMSRYSMHLERKLDTGHKR; this is encoded by the coding sequence ATGACGACTCATACTTTCAAACCTGACATGCCGCCGCCGGCCAGCAGTATCGGCGTGGTGGCGTGGATGCGCGCCAACATGTTCTCCAGCTGGCTCAATACGCTGTTGACGCTGTTCGCGTTCTACCTGATCTACCTGATCGTGCCGCCCCTGGTGCAATGGGCGATCCTGGATGCCAACTGGGTCGGCACCACTCGCGCCGACTGCACCAAGGAAGGCGCCTGCTGGGTCTTCATCCAGCAGCGCTTCGGGCAGTTCATGTACGGCTACTACCCGGCGGACCTGCGCTGGCGCGTGGACCTCACCGTATGGCTGGCCGTGATCGGCGTGGCCCCGCTGTTCATCTCGCGCTTCCCGCGCAAGGCGATCTACGGCCTGAGCTTTTTGGTGCTGTACCCGATCACCGCCTGGTGCCTGCTGCACGGCGGCGTGTTCGGCCTGGACACCGTGGCGACCAGCCAATGGGGCGGCCTGATGCTGACCCTGGTGATCGCCACCGTCGGTATCGTCGGCGCCTTGCCGCTGGGGATCGTCCTGGCGCTGGGTCGTCGCTCGAACCTGCCGGCGATCCGCGTGGTCTGCGTGACGTTCATCGAGTTCTGGCGTGGCGTACCGTTGATCACGGTGCTGTTCATGTCCTCGGTGATGCTGCCCTTGTTCCTGCCCGAAGGCATGAACTTCGACAAGCTGTTGCGGGCCCTGATCGGGGTGATCCTGTTCCAGTCGGCCTACATCGCCGAAGTGGTGCGTGGCGGCCTGCAAGCGATTCCTAAGGGACAGTACGAAGCGGCCGCGGCAATGGGCCTGGGCTACTGGCGCAGCATGGGCCTGGTGATCTTGCCGCAAGCCCTCAAGCTGGTGATTCCCGGCATCGTCAACACCTTCATCGCGCTGTTCAAGGACACGAGCCTGGTGATCATCATCGGCCTGTTCGACCTGCTCAACAGCGTGAAACAAGCTGCCGCCGACCCGAAATGGCTGGGCATGGCCACCGAAGGCTATGTGTTCGCCGCCCTGGTGTTCTGGATTTTCTGTTTTGGTATGTCGCGCTATTCCATGCATTTGGAACGCAAGCTCGACACAGGCCACAAGCGTTAG
- a CDS encoding CynX/NimT family MFS transporter, which produces MSRDPFDRTPSTTPRRAAELEELLIDAEADDEQARQVQPRVRRPWLLLLGLILVALNLRPALSSMAPLLSDVSRSLGLSAAQAGLLTTLPVLCLGLFAPLAPVLARRFGAERVVLGILLVLAGGIVLRSSLGQVGLFAGSILAGASIGVIGVLLPGIVKRDFARQAGAMTGVYTMALCLGAAMAAGATVPLSEQLNHSWAMGLGFWMLPALLAALFWLPQVGQKHGAHQVAYRVRGLLRDPLAWQVTLYMGLQSSLAYIVFGWLPSILIGRGLTPTQAGLVLSGSVIVQLISSLAAPWLATRGKDQRLAIVLVMVMTLGGLFGCLYAPIEGLWGWAILLGLGQGATFSLALTLIVLRSRDAHVAANLSGMAQGFGYTLASLGPFAVGVVHDWTGGWQALGWIFGLIGLGAIIAGIGAGRALYVGVSSEKVTGLR; this is translated from the coding sequence ATGTCCCGTGATCCGTTTGACCGTACCCCCTCGACGACACCCAGGCGCGCCGCCGAACTCGAAGAATTGCTGATCGACGCCGAGGCCGACGACGAACAGGCCCGGCAGGTCCAGCCACGGGTGCGTCGGCCCTGGTTGCTGTTGCTCGGATTGATCCTGGTGGCGCTGAACCTGCGTCCGGCATTGTCGAGCATGGCGCCGCTGCTCAGCGACGTGTCCAGGAGCCTTGGCCTGTCGGCCGCCCAGGCAGGTCTGCTGACCACGCTGCCGGTACTTTGCCTTGGCCTGTTCGCGCCGCTGGCGCCGGTGCTGGCCCGGCGCTTCGGTGCCGAACGCGTGGTGCTGGGGATCCTGCTGGTCCTGGCCGGCGGGATCGTCTTGCGCAGTTCGCTGGGGCAGGTCGGGCTCTTTGCCGGCAGCATCCTGGCCGGTGCCAGCATTGGCGTGATCGGCGTGTTGTTGCCGGGGATCGTCAAGCGCGATTTTGCCAGGCAGGCCGGGGCCATGACCGGTGTCTACACCATGGCGTTGTGCCTGGGCGCGGCAATGGCTGCCGGGGCGACCGTGCCGCTGAGCGAGCAGTTGAACCACAGTTGGGCCATGGGGCTGGGTTTCTGGATGCTGCCGGCGCTGCTGGCCGCGCTGTTCTGGCTGCCCCAAGTGGGCCAGAAACACGGAGCCCATCAAGTGGCGTATCGGGTTCGCGGTTTGCTGCGTGATCCGCTGGCCTGGCAGGTGACCTTGTACATGGGGCTGCAATCGTCCCTGGCCTATATCGTGTTCGGCTGGCTGCCGTCGATCCTTATCGGCCGTGGCCTGACGCCGACCCAGGCCGGGCTGGTGCTGTCCGGTTCGGTCATCGTCCAGCTGATCAGCTCGCTGGCCGCGCCCTGGCTGGCGACCCGCGGCAAGGACCAGCGGCTGGCCATCGTGCTCGTCATGGTCATGACCCTTGGCGGCCTGTTCGGTTGCCTCTACGCGCCTATCGAAGGCCTGTGGGGCTGGGCGATCCTGCTGGGGTTGGGGCAGGGCGCGACGTTCAGCCTGGCGCTGACCTTGATCGTGCTGCGTTCGCGGGACGCCCATGTGGCTGCGAATCTTTCCGGCATGGCCCAGGGTTTCGGCTATACGCTGGCATCGCTGGGGCCGTTCGCCGTGGGCGTGGTGCACGACTGGACGGGGGGCTGGCAAGCCCTGGGCTGGATTTTCGGCCTGATCGGCCTGGGGGCCATCATCGCCGGCATCGGCGCAGGCCGAGCGTTGTATGTCGGGGTCAGCAGCGAGAAAGTCACCGGCCTTCGCTGA
- a CDS encoding nuclear transport factor 2 family protein, producing MSDAHNALITRFYQAFQRLDAEAMSACYTEDVVFSDPAFGELRGRDAGDMWRMLTTRAKDFSLTFDSVRSDERSGGAHWVATYLFSQTGNTVVNDIQARFVFRDGKICEHHDNFDLWRWSRQALGTKGVLLGWTPLVRNAVRAQALKGLRAFQGSR from the coding sequence ATGAGTGATGCCCACAACGCCCTGATCACCCGGTTCTACCAGGCCTTCCAGCGCCTGGACGCCGAGGCCATGAGCGCCTGCTATACCGAAGACGTGGTATTCAGCGACCCGGCCTTCGGTGAGTTGCGCGGGCGTGATGCGGGCGATATGTGGCGCATGCTCACCACCCGCGCCAAGGATTTCTCCCTGACCTTCGACAGCGTGCGCAGCGATGAGCGTTCCGGCGGTGCCCATTGGGTGGCGACTTACCTGTTCAGCCAGACCGGCAACACCGTGGTCAATGATATCCAGGCGCGCTTCGTATTCCGTGACGGCAAGATCTGCGAGCACCATGACAACTTCGATCTGTGGCGATGGTCCCGGCAGGCGCTGGGCACCAAGGGGGTGTTGCTGGGCTGGACGCCGCTGGTGCGCAACGCCGTCAGGGCCCAGGCCCTCAAGGGGCTGCGGGCATTCCAGGGCAGTCGCTGA